The Candidatus Desulfofervidus auxilii DNA segment AGCAAGTTCTGGGAATTTTGATTCATGCAACGCAGAAAGAGAGTCAGCCTTTACTCAAGCAGAAGGAGTCCAAAGAAGAAGATATCCTCATAGGGGGAAGTCAGCACTTTTATTTTGTAGCCTGCATTTCTGACCGTTTGAAACACATCTATGCCAGTTGCTTCCATTGAAGGTCTCATTTTATGTTGGAACGGGCAGAGACGCTTCGCTGTGTGATCAATGTCCTCCTCCACTTCTGG contains these protein-coding regions:
- a CDS encoding DUF2284 domain-containing protein encodes the protein PEVEEDIDHTAKRLCPFQHKMRPSMEATGIDVFQTVRNAGYKIKVLTSPYEDIFFFGLLLLE